In Phyllopteryx taeniolatus isolate TA_2022b chromosome 22, UOR_Ptae_1.2, whole genome shotgun sequence, one DNA window encodes the following:
- the ttll1 gene encoding probable tubulin polyglutamylase TTLL1 isoform X2 — protein MAGKVKWVTDIEKSVLINNFEKREWIQVTENDDWNFYWMSIQTIRNVFSVDTGYRLTDEQMVNHFPNHYELTRKDLMIKNIKRYRKELEKESSPLAEKDDNGKYVHLDFVPVTFMLPADYNLFVEEFRKNPSSTWIMKPCGKAQGKGIFLINKLSQIKKWSRDSRTSTFVAASSGKEAYVISLYIDNPLLIGGKKFDLRLYVLVTTYRPLKCYMYKLGFCRFCTVKYTPSTSELDNMFVHLTNVAIQKHGDDYNHVHGGKWTVNNLRLYLESTRGEEVTSRLFDQIQWIVVQSLKAVAVNASPSLTSSTANDRILKYNLINDTLNIVTPNGEMPDSRWNRSPPRDALGNYELLYDEEQAQGENDRSRAGHSLGSKGAKGSSAVRPAAATWK, from the exons ATGGCCGGGAAGGTGAAGTGGGTGACAGATATTGAGAAGTCAGTGCTCATCAACAACTTTGAGAAGAGGGAGTGGATTCAAGTGACGGAAAATGATGACTGGAATTTTTACTG GATGAGCATCCAGACCATCCGGAACGTGTTTAGCGTGGACACGGGCTACCGGTTGACCGACGAGCAGATGGTCAACCACTTCCCCAACCACTACGAGTTGACCAGGAAGGACCTGATGATCAAGAACATCAAGCGCTACCGCAAGGAGCTGGAGAAGGAAAGTAGCCCGCTGGCCGAGAAGGACGACAACGGGAAGTACGTCCATCTCG ATTTCGTCCCGGTGACGTTCATGCTCCCGGCGGATTATAATCTCTTTGTGGAGGAGTTCCGCAAGAACCCGTCCAGCACGTGGATCATGAAGCCGTGCGGGAAGGCGCAGGGCAAAGGCATCTTCCTCATCAACAAACTGTCCCAGATCAAAAAGTGGTCGCGGGACAGCCGGACGTCCAC GTTCGTGGCGGCCTCTAGTGGCAAGGAGGCCTACGTCATCTCCCTCTACATCGACAATCCGCTTCTGATCGGTGGGAAAAAGTTTGACCTGCGTCTCTACGTGCTGGTCACCACGTATCGGCCGCTCAAATGCTACAT GTACAAGCTGGGTTTCTGTAGGTTCTGCACGGTGAAGTACACGCCGAGCACAAGCGAGCTGGACAACATGTTTGTGCACCTCACCAATGTGGCCATCCAGAAACACGGA GACGACTACAACCACGTCCACGGTGGCAAGTGGACGGTCAACAATCTGCGTCTGTACCTGGAGAGCACCAGAGGCGAGGAGGTGACCAGTCGCCTCTTTGACCAGATCCAGTGGATCGTGGTGCAGTCCTTAAAGGCTGTAGCT GTCAACGCGTCCCCGTCGCTGACGTCCAGCACGGCCAACGACCGCATCCTCAAGTACAACCTCATCAACGACACCCTCAACATCGTCACGCCCAACGGGGAGATGCCGGACAGCCGCTGGAACCGCAGCCCGCCGAGAGACGCCCTGGGGAACTACGAACTTCT
- the ttll1 gene encoding probable tubulin polyglutamylase TTLL1 isoform X1, whose product MAGKVKWVTDIEKSVLINNFEKREWIQVTENDDWNFYWMSIQTIRNVFSVDTGYRLTDEQMVNHFPNHYELTRKDLMIKNIKRYRKELEKESSPLAEKDDNGKYVHLDFVPVTFMLPADYNLFVEEFRKNPSSTWIMKPCGKAQGKGIFLINKLSQIKKWSRDSRTSTFVAASSGKEAYVISLYIDNPLLIGGKKFDLRLYVLVTTYRPLKCYMYKLGFCRFCTVKYTPSTSELDNMFVHLTNVAIQKHGDDYNHVHGGKWTVNNLRLYLESTRGEEVTSRLFDQIQWIVVQSLKAVAPVMNNDKHCFECYGYDIIIDDKLKPWLIEVNASPSLTSSTANDRILKYNLINDTLNIVTPNGEMPDSRWNRSPPRDALGNYELLYDEEQAQGENDRSRAGHSLGSKGAKGSSAVRPAAATWK is encoded by the exons ATGGCCGGGAAGGTGAAGTGGGTGACAGATATTGAGAAGTCAGTGCTCATCAACAACTTTGAGAAGAGGGAGTGGATTCAAGTGACGGAAAATGATGACTGGAATTTTTACTG GATGAGCATCCAGACCATCCGGAACGTGTTTAGCGTGGACACGGGCTACCGGTTGACCGACGAGCAGATGGTCAACCACTTCCCCAACCACTACGAGTTGACCAGGAAGGACCTGATGATCAAGAACATCAAGCGCTACCGCAAGGAGCTGGAGAAGGAAAGTAGCCCGCTGGCCGAGAAGGACGACAACGGGAAGTACGTCCATCTCG ATTTCGTCCCGGTGACGTTCATGCTCCCGGCGGATTATAATCTCTTTGTGGAGGAGTTCCGCAAGAACCCGTCCAGCACGTGGATCATGAAGCCGTGCGGGAAGGCGCAGGGCAAAGGCATCTTCCTCATCAACAAACTGTCCCAGATCAAAAAGTGGTCGCGGGACAGCCGGACGTCCAC GTTCGTGGCGGCCTCTAGTGGCAAGGAGGCCTACGTCATCTCCCTCTACATCGACAATCCGCTTCTGATCGGTGGGAAAAAGTTTGACCTGCGTCTCTACGTGCTGGTCACCACGTATCGGCCGCTCAAATGCTACAT GTACAAGCTGGGTTTCTGTAGGTTCTGCACGGTGAAGTACACGCCGAGCACAAGCGAGCTGGACAACATGTTTGTGCACCTCACCAATGTGGCCATCCAGAAACACGGA GACGACTACAACCACGTCCACGGTGGCAAGTGGACGGTCAACAATCTGCGTCTGTACCTGGAGAGCACCAGAGGCGAGGAGGTGACCAGTCGCCTCTTTGACCAGATCCAGTGGATCGTGGTGCAGTCCTTAAAGGCTGTAGCT CCTGTGATGAACAATGACAAACATTGTTTTGAGTGTTACGGTTATGACATCATCATCGATGACAAGCTCAAGCCGTGGCTCATCGAG GTCAACGCGTCCCCGTCGCTGACGTCCAGCACGGCCAACGACCGCATCCTCAAGTACAACCTCATCAACGACACCCTCAACATCGTCACGCCCAACGGGGAGATGCCGGACAGCCGCTGGAACCGCAGCCCGCCGAGAGACGCCCTGGGGAACTACGAACTTCT